A genomic stretch from Bacillus sp. N1-1 includes:
- a CDS encoding zinc ribbon domain-containing protein, with protein MSDLQTKIGGGLSKLQDGLNQGKTKLQTAQEVSQLKKHASDAASNRMKVINQLGELTYRLLRKGEIQHSDLTVQVERLLPYDLELYQANRALSQMKKEASEHVCDCGAPIQVEDTFCGSCGSKVLIAEPPQALATQPCELCKEEVPESARFCGCCGLKNG; from the coding sequence ATGTCAGATCTACAAACGAAAATAGGCGGAGGTTTATCAAAGCTTCAAGACGGCCTAAACCAAGGAAAAACGAAACTCCAAACAGCACAGGAAGTTTCTCAGTTAAAGAAGCATGCAAGTGATGCTGCTTCAAATCGAATGAAAGTCATCAACCAGCTTGGAGAGCTTACTTATCGCCTCCTTCGAAAAGGAGAAATCCAGCATTCTGATTTAACAGTACAAGTTGAGCGCCTTCTTCCATACGACCTGGAACTTTATCAAGCGAATCGTGCCCTCAGCCAAATGAAAAAAGAAGCAAGTGAACACGTTTGCGATTGCGGAGCCCCCATTCAAGTAGAGGATACGTTTTGTGGAAGCTGTGGAAGCAAAGTATTGATAGCCGAACCCCCTCAAGCACTCGCAACTCAACCGTGTGAACTGTGTAAGGAAGAAGT